From Ipomoea triloba cultivar NCNSP0323 chromosome 5, ASM357664v1, the proteins below share one genomic window:
- the LOC116020352 gene encoding uncharacterized protein LOC116020352 — MPPMYVLATDISPMRTTCALKVRCIRTYEVKERRSTEVVKCRECVFHDSEGNVLHAHIPREHVVKFQNQFVEGKYKNLNFPRHMFRLRSFKSLKESEKIDDKELIDVIGRIVEIYFPIEKIVGGRPSRLIDFLIEDERLSFGFYSVIYFYNCNGDEMKCTVWDDHVDKVDSWVKSGYNAGETKLSSSYDATQLFINEPIPEIIEFRDRICGEKTPMRSICSISSMSAANTFDTFNTGSMIMTTISEVYEKKQYGDYWVVAKIVGIEGALDWCYNSCKTQGCSKKLTLNTKGLYDSYKCNKTWAEGILRYRIKVRVVDRNGNAPFLLWDRECKELIGMSAVELRDKYPQDNQLLPNEILSLCSMALIWKIAVRKEQFDNLHNAFAVMKEFLSEGEAESPLAITGNAKDVEVLDSGAVKRCLLDQFSSTKTSSKKLLLEVKLEKTTDDAA, encoded by the exons ATGCCGCCGATGTACGTCTTGGCCACTGATATATCACCAATGAGAACAACATGTGCATTGAAGGTAAGATGCATTCGAACGTATGAAGTGAAGGAACGTAGGTCCACTGAAGTTGTGAAATGTCGAGAATGTGTCTTCCATGATAGCGAG GGTAATGTTTTACATGCTCACATCCCACGCGAGCATGTTGTTAAATTTCAAAACCAGTTTGTTGAAGGCAAA tacaagaatttaaattttcCTAGGCACATGTTTCGTCTGAGAAGTTTTAAATCTTTGAAAGAGTCTGAGAAGATTGATGACAAAGAACTCATTG atgtgATTGGAAGGATCGTTGAGATTTATTTTCCTATAGAAAAGATTGTAGGTGGAAGGCCTTCTCGGTTGATTGACTTCCTCATAGAGGATGAAAG gTTGTCTTTTGGGTTTTACAGTGTAATCTATTTTTATAACTGCAATGGTGATGAAATGAAATGCACAGTATGGGACGATCATGTCGATAAGGTCGACTCTTG GGTCAAAAGTGGTTACAATG CTGGGGAAACTAAGCTTTCAAGCTCCTATGATGCCACCCAGTTATTTATCAATGAACCCATTCCTGAAATTATCGAGTTTAGGGATAG AATATGTGGTGAGAAGACTCCTATGCGTAGTATTTGTTCTATCTCAAGTATGTCTGCTGCAAATACTTTTGACACATTCAACACTGGTTCTATGATTATGACTACCATTAGTGAGGTGTATGAGAAGAAACAG TACGGCGATTATTGGGTGGTGGCTAAGATCGTTGGTATAGAAGGTGCTTTGGACTGGTGTTATAACTCATGTAAAACACAAGGTTGTAGCAAAAAACTAACCCTAAATACCAAGGGCCTCTATGACTCTTACAAGTGTAATAAGACATGGGCAGAAGGAATTTTGAGATATAGGATTAAGGTGAGAGTTGTTGATAGGAATGGTAATGCACCATTCCTTTTATGGGACCGGGAATGCAAAGAGTTGATTGGCATGTCTGCTGTGGAACTGAGAGACAAATATCCACAG GATAACCAACTTCTGCCCAATGAGATTTTATCCTTGTGTTCTATGGCACTAATATGGAAGATTGCTGTGAGGAAAGAACAGTTTGATAACCTTCATAATGCGTTCGCTGTTATGAAG GAGTTTCTTTCTGAAGGTGAGGCTGAAAGTCCTCTAGCCATAACTGGAAATGCAAAGGATGTAGAGGTTTTAGACTCCGGTGCTGTTAAGCGATGTCTTCTGGATCAGTTTTCCTCAACAAAGACCTCTTCAAAGAAACTTCTCTTGGAAGTCAAGTTGGAGAAGACAACTGATGATGCAGCTTAA